In Edaphobacter paludis, a single window of DNA contains:
- a CDS encoding glycoside hydrolase family 27 protein, with protein sequence MMIATIRRFLFRGAIVLSIVFGVSGAISAAPLAGNAAPAWNGLALTPPMGYNNWSYYQCNINEDLILSQAKALVTTGLAKKGYDTITIDDCWMAKKRNVDGTLAADAQKFPHGMEWMGQRVHALGLKFGIYEDAGDKTCAGFPGSWNFFQKDADTFAKWKVDYIKLDGCNVPKVPGKTNEETYRHAYKAFSDAILHTHRKMVFSESAPAYFQYTPDDWYLVLGWVPKYGNLWREGDDIALGQYSGASKWKSLNYNYSYNVGLWKYAGPGHWNDPDFLLVGDSGLSNDEMQSQMSLWAVMAAPLISSTDLTKVSPSALAVLGNPDVIAVDQDPAGVQGHIVQFGETYDVLAKPLSNGDVAVVLYNKGSASQKIATTASLLGLNNASSLTLKNLVSKSITTSHGEIEATVPSHGSVIYRVSAR encoded by the coding sequence ATGATGATTGCAACTATTCGGAGATTTCTGTTCAGAGGGGCGATCGTACTCAGCATTGTATTCGGCGTTTCCGGAGCAATATCTGCTGCGCCACTAGCGGGGAACGCAGCACCGGCATGGAATGGCTTGGCTCTCACTCCTCCCATGGGTTATAACAACTGGTCGTATTACCAATGCAATATCAATGAAGATTTGATCCTTTCGCAGGCAAAGGCGCTGGTTACGACGGGGCTTGCCAAGAAGGGCTACGACACGATCACGATCGACGATTGCTGGATGGCAAAGAAGCGCAATGTTGATGGGACGCTTGCTGCCGACGCCCAAAAATTTCCCCACGGTATGGAGTGGATGGGGCAACGGGTACATGCGTTAGGGCTCAAGTTTGGCATCTATGAGGATGCAGGTGACAAAACATGTGCCGGATTCCCCGGCTCGTGGAACTTCTTTCAAAAGGATGCCGATACATTCGCAAAGTGGAAGGTGGACTATATCAAGCTCGATGGTTGCAATGTGCCGAAGGTGCCGGGGAAAACCAACGAGGAAACCTACCGCCACGCATACAAGGCGTTCAGTGATGCGATTCTCCATACCCATCGCAAGATGGTGTTCTCCGAGTCAGCACCTGCCTATTTCCAATACACACCCGACGACTGGTATCTGGTACTGGGATGGGTCCCGAAGTATGGAAACCTTTGGCGCGAGGGTGACGATATTGCGCTCGGGCAATATTCGGGCGCAAGCAAATGGAAAAGCCTCAATTACAACTACAGCTATAACGTTGGTCTCTGGAAGTACGCTGGCCCCGGGCATTGGAACGATCCCGATTTCCTGTTAGTCGGCGATAGCGGCTTGAGCAACGACGAAATGCAGAGTCAGATGTCGTTGTGGGCGGTTATGGCGGCCCCGCTCATCAGCAGCACGGACCTTACGAAGGTCAGCCCATCTGCACTCGCTGTCCTCGGCAACCCGGACGTGATCGCGGTCGACCAGGATCCGGCAGGGGTGCAGGGGCACATCGTTCAGTTTGGCGAGACCTATGATGTACTTGCCAAGCCGCTTTCGAACGGCGATGTTGCAGTTGTGCTTTACAACAAGGGCAGCGCCAGTCAGAAGATTGCGACGACCGCATCGCTCCTGGGACTTAACAATGCCTCATCACTGACGCTCAAAAATCTGGTATCGAAATCTATCACCACGTCGCATGGTGAGATCGAAGCGACCGTTCCGTCACACGGCTCGGTCATCTATCGAGTCTCTGCGCGATAG
- a CDS encoding MBL fold metallo-hydrolase, producing the protein MMRKAKKLGPRFLNPVLTTVGEWSTILKVLPLYLSNKEERTPRSPLGPFKTETSTYLRPPESGLRVTWMGHSSLLVEIDGARVLIDPVWDERASPIRWAGPKRFFAAPLPLSSLPKVDVVLVSHDHYDHLGEATIRKLSTIDSVSKARWVTSLGVGEILRRFGVEETRISELDWTQSLSVAEGALEIIAVPTRHFSGRKMFNRFETLWSAFVLKGAEHKVYFGADTGWWDGFAEIGATYGPFDLTMLEIGAYHQLWGDIHLGPEGAARAFTALGGKGLMMPIHWGLFDLALHGWRQPIQRLFEVAAQENISLWTPEPGRPTEVVRNVAVRSEWWR; encoded by the coding sequence ATGATGCGTAAGGCTAAGAAGCTGGGACCGAGGTTTCTCAATCCGGTGCTGACGACGGTGGGCGAATGGAGCACGATCCTGAAGGTACTTCCGCTCTACTTGAGCAACAAGGAAGAAAGAACGCCGCGCAGCCCTCTTGGGCCATTTAAAACGGAGACGTCGACGTATCTAAGGCCGCCGGAGAGCGGATTGCGCGTGACGTGGATGGGGCACTCATCACTGCTAGTGGAGATCGACGGCGCAAGGGTGTTGATTGATCCAGTGTGGGATGAGAGAGCATCGCCGATACGATGGGCAGGGCCGAAGCGGTTCTTTGCGGCACCTTTACCCCTGTCGAGCCTGCCCAAAGTCGATGTTGTTCTGGTATCCCACGATCACTACGATCATTTGGGAGAGGCCACGATTCGAAAGCTCTCGACGATCGATTCGGTGAGCAAGGCACGCTGGGTAACTTCACTCGGCGTCGGCGAAATCCTACGGCGGTTCGGAGTAGAGGAGACGCGGATATCGGAGTTGGACTGGACGCAAAGCCTATCCGTTGCAGAAGGCGCGCTTGAGATAATCGCAGTCCCCACTCGACACTTCTCGGGCCGTAAGATGTTCAACCGGTTTGAGACACTATGGTCGGCCTTTGTCCTGAAGGGGGCTGAACACAAGGTCTACTTTGGTGCGGACACCGGTTGGTGGGATGGATTTGCTGAAATCGGCGCGACCTACGGTCCATTTGATCTGACCATGCTGGAGATTGGGGCCTACCACCAACTTTGGGGAGACATACATCTCGGCCCTGAAGGTGCCGCACGGGCATTTACGGCCTTAGGTGGAAAAGGTTTGATGATGCCAATACACTGGGGGCTTTTCGATCTGGCACTCCACGGATGGCGACAGCCGATTCAAAGACTGTTTGAGGTAGCTGCGCAGGAAAACATCTCATTATGGACGCCAGAGCCTGGTCGTCCCACCGAGGTAGTACGCAACGTTGCAGTCCGATCAGAGTGGTGGCGTTGA
- a CDS encoding GH92 family glycosyl hydrolase, with product MPVQRGITASWIWAALLLGLLGNATANATAKRMEPVDYVSPNIGGIGQLLTATVPYVQTPHGMARIAPITTPGITDRYLADKIYGFPAGPAMLMISTGKLSTQPKDYASTFDHDFETTTPYYYAADLQSWGIKAEVTATQTAAYYRFVLPAGSPAHLVLSMEDGAELKIVGDSAVEGSEKVGGTVAQLSAKDGETREYFYAEFSKPFRHYQTWQKDALSQIGTQTGDHIGFVAEEPGAGGDGIEVRVGLSYISTEQAQKNLKREMAGRSFEQVKEQTRELWNKRLGAVEIDGGSEQQRTIFYTALYRSLGRMTDITEDGKYFSGYDHKVHESNGHDFYVDDGLWDTYRSLHPLQLLLEAPRQEDMIRSYLRMYEQSGWLPSFPSAAGEQAVMIGHHAAAYILDAYLKGYRNFDVEEAYQAIRKNETQATMLPWKRGPLTTLDHVYFDKGFFPALAAGEIETVPQVTGERRQAVSVTLETSYDDWCTAQLAKALGKQDDYLYFMKLAHNYRNVFDSKIDFMAPKSADGRWVAHFDPKLGGGQGGRDYFTEMNSWTYTFHVQHDVAGLIQLMGGRDSFNSKLDQLFVEQYGTSKYQYLSQFPDSTGLVGLYAQGNEPSFHIPYLYDFSGQPWKTQRRVRQLMDIWYGDGPLGIPGDEDGGETSSWYVLSAMGFYPVCPGSPVYEIGSPIFAKISIRMANGKEFTIIANHVSAQNKYIQSAQLNGTKLDKPWFTHAAIANGGSLVLEMGDKPNKAWGSAPEEAPPSMSPADAGVAASGGS from the coding sequence ATGCCAGTACAGCGCGGAATAACAGCATCATGGATATGGGCAGCGTTGCTGCTGGGTCTTTTGGGGAATGCAACAGCCAACGCAACGGCGAAGCGGATGGAGCCGGTGGACTACGTTTCGCCCAACATCGGCGGCATCGGTCAACTGTTGACAGCGACTGTTCCCTATGTTCAGACACCCCATGGGATGGCGCGTATCGCGCCAATCACTACGCCCGGGATCACCGACCGCTATCTGGCGGACAAGATCTATGGATTTCCGGCGGGACCGGCGATGCTGATGATCTCGACAGGTAAGCTGAGCACGCAGCCGAAGGACTACGCTTCGACCTTCGACCACGATTTCGAGACAACGACGCCGTACTATTATGCAGCCGATCTGCAAAGTTGGGGTATTAAGGCAGAAGTTACGGCTACTCAGACGGCAGCATATTACAGGTTTGTACTGCCTGCAGGTTCTCCTGCTCACCTGGTCTTGAGTATGGAGGACGGAGCTGAGTTGAAGATCGTCGGTGACTCTGCGGTGGAAGGCAGCGAGAAGGTGGGTGGTACTGTCGCCCAATTGTCGGCGAAGGATGGTGAGACGAGGGAATATTTTTACGCAGAATTTTCCAAGCCTTTTCGTCATTACCAGACCTGGCAGAAAGATGCGCTGTCGCAGATTGGAACCCAGACTGGGGATCACATCGGATTCGTTGCAGAGGAGCCAGGAGCAGGAGGAGATGGGATCGAGGTCCGCGTTGGACTCTCCTATATCAGCACGGAGCAGGCACAAAAGAATCTTAAAAGGGAGATGGCGGGGCGAAGCTTCGAGCAGGTGAAGGAGCAGACGAGAGAGCTATGGAACAAGAGGCTTGGCGCGGTAGAGATCGATGGTGGGAGCGAGCAGCAACGCACGATCTTTTATACGGCGCTGTACCGCTCCCTGGGCCGCATGACGGATATTACGGAGGATGGCAAATATTTCAGCGGGTACGATCATAAGGTTCATGAGAGCAATGGGCATGATTTCTATGTAGACGATGGGCTGTGGGATACCTATCGCTCGTTGCATCCGTTGCAGCTACTTCTGGAGGCCCCGCGGCAGGAGGACATGATTCGCTCTTACCTGCGAATGTATGAGCAGAGTGGATGGCTGCCATCGTTTCCTTCGGCGGCGGGTGAACAGGCAGTGATGATCGGGCATCATGCGGCGGCCTATATTCTCGATGCGTACTTGAAGGGCTACCGCAATTTCGACGTTGAAGAGGCGTATCAGGCAATTCGGAAGAATGAGACACAGGCGACGATGCTGCCTTGGAAACGCGGTCCGCTAACGACCCTCGATCATGTGTATTTCGATAAGGGATTTTTTCCAGCGCTGGCTGCGGGAGAGATTGAGACGGTTCCGCAGGTTACGGGAGAGCGGCGTCAGGCAGTCTCAGTGACACTTGAGACGAGCTATGACGACTGGTGCACGGCCCAGCTTGCGAAGGCTCTTGGTAAGCAGGACGATTATCTCTACTTCATGAAGCTAGCGCACAACTACCGCAATGTGTTCGATTCAAAGATCGACTTCATGGCTCCAAAGAGTGCGGATGGGCGATGGGTGGCTCACTTCGATCCGAAGCTTGGAGGAGGCCAGGGAGGAAGAGATTATTTCACCGAGATGAACTCCTGGACCTATACGTTTCACGTGCAGCACGACGTTGCCGGTCTGATTCAGTTGATGGGAGGGCGAGACAGCTTCAACTCCAAGCTGGACCAACTCTTTGTAGAACAGTATGGAACATCGAAGTACCAATACCTTAGCCAGTTTCCCGATTCAACTGGCTTGGTCGGGCTTTATGCGCAGGGCAACGAGCCCAGCTTTCATATTCCGTATCTGTATGACTTCTCCGGGCAGCCGTGGAAGACGCAACGGCGCGTGCGCCAACTGATGGACATTTGGTATGGAGACGGGCCGCTCGGTATTCCGGGAGACGAGGATGGTGGTGAGACCTCGTCGTGGTATGTGCTGAGTGCAATGGGATTCTATCCGGTATGCCCAGGCAGTCCGGTATACGAGATTGGCAGCCCAATTTTTGCGAAGATTTCGATTCGGATGGCGAATGGCAAGGAGTTCACGATCATCGCAAATCACGTTTCCGCGCAGAACAAATACATTCAGTCCGCGCAGTTGAATGGAACAAAACTGGACAAGCCATGGTTCACGCATGCAGCGATTGCGAACGGTGGCAGTCTTGTACTCGAGATGGGAGACAAGCCCAACAAGGCGTGGGGCAGTGCTCCTGAAGAAGCTCCGCCTTCGATGTCTCCGGCAGATGCAGGCGTTGCAGCATCTGGAGGGAGCTAG
- a CDS encoding RES family NAD+ phosphorylase yields the protein MIPAVAEIQLEDTHRLIPSKYSASGTVLSRLAEDESSLSDLMELDGATNDRLLGEEGLLPGISVHELVYGVRYAHIVNAAFTHAGPMGGRFNNSERGAWYCAVERETSIAEVAFHKLRQLEEVDWNEEEVSTFDDYLADFTTPLQDLRASKPQYRRFLKAGPIPDCYADSQQLAVVLLGQQSNGIVYPSVRKKGGTCIVCFRPTLVYNVRQAARLELRLLAGREFADSDIREVPLNM from the coding sequence ATGATTCCGGCAGTTGCCGAAATTCAGCTTGAAGATACGCATCGCCTCATTCCGTCGAAGTACAGCGCGAGCGGCACGGTGCTGTCGCGACTTGCGGAAGATGAGTCCAGTCTCAGCGATCTGATGGAACTGGATGGAGCTACGAACGACCGTCTGCTCGGCGAGGAGGGCCTGCTGCCGGGCATCAGTGTCCATGAGTTGGTCTACGGCGTGCGCTACGCTCATATCGTCAATGCTGCGTTCACCCATGCCGGGCCGATGGGAGGGCGGTTCAATAACAGCGAGCGCGGGGCCTGGTATTGTGCCGTGGAGAGAGAGACTTCGATTGCAGAGGTCGCGTTTCACAAACTTAGACAGCTAGAGGAAGTGGATTGGAATGAGGAAGAGGTCTCCACGTTCGACGATTATCTCGCGGACTTCACAACCCCGTTACAAGATCTTCGTGCGTCCAAGCCGCAGTATCGAAGATTTCTGAAGGCGGGACCAATTCCTGATTGTTATGCCGATTCTCAACAGCTTGCCGTGGTGCTCCTGGGGCAACAATCGAATGGGATTGTTTATCCGAGTGTAAGGAAGAAGGGTGGTACCTGCATCGTCTGCTTCAGGCCGACGCTCGTCTATAACGTGCGTCAGGCTGCCCGGCTTGAGTTGCGGTTGCTGGCGGGAAGAGAGTTTGCAGACAGTGATATTCGTGAAGTACCACTCAATATGTAG
- a CDS encoding MbcA/ParS/Xre antitoxin family protein — protein sequence MAAALVIPHIAGYAFDVSPDLSNLPTRERLSPAAIKGFLRIMEKWGIKDTEARQLLGGLSSGSYYGFKKEPKHRTLDQDTLTRISLLVGIFKALNILYSKSLADAWIKLPNRNSMFRGMTPLAYMIQRGLPGMLHVRQLLDARRGGQ from the coding sequence ATGGCAGCCGCTCTCGTCATTCCTCACATCGCCGGATATGCATTCGATGTTTCTCCAGACCTCTCCAATCTTCCGACGCGTGAACGCCTCAGCCCGGCCGCAATCAAGGGCTTTCTGCGAATCATGGAGAAGTGGGGAATCAAAGATACAGAAGCACGGCAGCTGCTGGGAGGACTCTCCTCAGGCTCTTACTATGGATTCAAAAAAGAGCCGAAACACCGGACGCTCGATCAGGACACGCTTACACGCATCTCGCTTCTGGTTGGGATATTCAAGGCCTTGAATATCCTTTACAGCAAGTCGCTGGCAGATGCGTGGATAAAACTCCCGAATCGCAATTCCATGTTCCGCGGAATGACGCCGTTGGCATACATGATCCAGCGAGGGCTACCGGGGATGCTGCATGTACGTCAACTGCTCGATGCGCGTCGTGGTGGGCAATGA
- a CDS encoding SpoIIE family protein phosphatase yields the protein MTQDTLRARVQGWAKRLPTGLPGAALWLALWFCVLLALRLLPGGWGTFFNVTEIFVGVALVAVAVPLAVQLVRRRMLWSLRNKLVLTYLLIGLAPVVLFVTLVTITAYIAAGQFAIHLVDSRLQAELGQMSGANAHRTDLIAEALGGKPSVEEMEERGGTTNRLDASRMRLHPATKAYINGAPIALDPVAGKTPLGLPPWAAELKTSEFQDLVLDGGELYLVVVHQRRLGDGRMFSLVNSTPVDGALMNLIADGLGRAVLFPESVGSLAEERRDVAAEKTGSSAKPAVGTGRRSKSASGIVGGSEPSAMNLADVRVRFMSTMSMTDWGSGDRDSILIEVDSRPALLYRQLFGGSLGGVITSGIRLGLIVLCVVFALIELLALYMAIRLSRTITASVTDLYEATHAVDRGELNHRIGVSRNDQLAELSRSFNTMTGSLQRLLAEQKEKERLQSEISIAQEVQANLFPHHISNMANLELHGVCRPARSVSGDYYDFLVFHEEANEGVPSRRETGVGIAIGDISGKGISAALLMATLHSAVRAYRFASEELVYSETTLEGLMASREERGGDHDELFESPGRILSLLNRHLYRSTQPEKYATLFLAHYDAASAMLTYSNAGQLPPLVLGRDGTIRRLDQGGTVVGLMDGMHYDEDRFQMRPGDILVAYSDGVTEPENDFGEFGEARLVDVVNRYRDEPLHVISMKVMQALDAWIGAEEQPDDITLVLARQT from the coding sequence GTGACGCAGGATACGCTGAGAGCTCGCGTGCAAGGATGGGCGAAGCGGCTTCCCACTGGATTGCCGGGAGCTGCGCTATGGCTTGCGTTGTGGTTCTGCGTGCTGCTTGCCTTGCGGTTGCTGCCGGGCGGGTGGGGAACGTTTTTTAATGTCACGGAGATTTTTGTTGGAGTGGCACTCGTAGCTGTAGCCGTTCCACTGGCTGTGCAGTTGGTGCGCCGTCGAATGCTGTGGAGCCTGCGGAACAAGCTGGTGCTGACCTACCTGCTGATCGGGCTTGCCCCGGTAGTACTGTTCGTAACGCTTGTGACGATTACAGCGTATATAGCGGCGGGACAGTTTGCGATTCATCTAGTGGACTCGCGACTGCAGGCCGAACTGGGCCAGATGTCGGGGGCGAATGCGCATCGCACAGACCTGATTGCTGAGGCGTTGGGCGGCAAGCCGTCGGTGGAGGAGATGGAGGAGCGGGGCGGCACGACGAATCGCTTGGATGCCTCAAGAATGCGACTTCATCCAGCGACGAAGGCGTATATCAATGGAGCGCCGATTGCGTTAGATCCTGTTGCTGGGAAGACTCCGCTAGGATTGCCCCCTTGGGCGGCGGAGCTGAAGACCTCAGAATTTCAGGACCTTGTGCTCGATGGTGGGGAATTGTATCTCGTAGTTGTTCATCAGCGACGGCTGGGCGACGGCCGAATGTTCAGCCTGGTGAACAGCACGCCAGTGGATGGCGCGCTGATGAACTTGATTGCAGATGGGTTGGGAAGGGCCGTGCTGTTTCCGGAGAGCGTGGGCAGTCTTGCGGAGGAGCGAAGGGATGTCGCTGCCGAAAAAACAGGGTCCTCCGCCAAGCCTGCCGTAGGAACGGGACGTAGATCAAAAAGTGCCAGTGGGATTGTAGGGGGCAGTGAGCCGAGTGCAATGAACCTGGCTGACGTTCGCGTGCGTTTTATGTCGACGATGTCGATGACGGACTGGGGTTCGGGAGACCGTGACAGCATTTTGATTGAGGTGGATTCGCGGCCGGCGCTACTGTATCGACAGCTTTTTGGTGGTTCGCTCGGTGGAGTGATTACGAGCGGGATTCGACTTGGATTGATTGTCCTGTGCGTGGTATTTGCGCTGATTGAACTGCTGGCGCTGTACATGGCGATTCGGCTGAGTCGGACGATTACGGCCTCGGTCACGGATTTGTATGAGGCGACGCATGCGGTAGACCGCGGCGAGTTGAACCATCGGATTGGTGTAAGCCGGAACGACCAGCTTGCGGAGTTGAGCCGCTCCTTCAACACGATGACAGGTTCGCTGCAGCGGCTGCTGGCGGAGCAAAAGGAGAAAGAGCGCCTGCAGAGCGAGATCTCCATCGCGCAAGAGGTTCAGGCAAACCTGTTTCCGCACCATATATCGAATATGGCGAACCTCGAACTGCACGGGGTCTGCCGTCCGGCGCGTTCGGTGAGCGGTGACTACTATGACTTTTTGGTCTTCCATGAAGAGGCGAACGAGGGTGTTCCGTCGCGGCGAGAGACGGGGGTGGGCATTGCGATTGGGGATATCAGTGGGAAGGGGATTTCGGCGGCGCTTTTGATGGCGACATTGCACTCTGCGGTGCGGGCCTACCGGTTTGCGAGCGAGGAGCTGGTATACAGCGAGACGACACTGGAGGGTCTGATGGCGAGCCGGGAAGAGCGGGGAGGAGATCATGATGAGTTGTTCGAGTCACCCGGGCGCATTCTCTCGTTGCTGAACCGTCATCTCTACCGCAGTACGCAGCCGGAGAAGTACGCGACGTTATTTTTGGCGCACTATGATGCTGCTTCCGCCATGCTGACCTACTCGAATGCGGGACAATTGCCTCCCCTGGTGCTGGGGCGCGATGGAACGATTCGCCGGTTGGATCAGGGAGGAACGGTTGTGGGTCTGATGGACGGGATGCACTATGACGAAGACCGCTTCCAGATGCGGCCAGGCGACATCTTGGTGGCTTACTCCGATGGTGTGACAGAGCCGGAAAATGACTTTGGGGAGTTTGGAGAGGCCCGGCTGGTCGATGTGGTGAACCGGTATCGCGATGAGCCTTTGCACGTGATCTCTATGAAGGTGATGCAGGCTCTCGATGCCTGGATCGGAGCGGAAGAGCAGCCCGACGACATTACGCTGGTGCTTGCCAGGCAGACTTAG
- a CDS encoding YihY/virulence factor BrkB family protein: MSASASIECDGDGFLVCCNFAMAPRVPDKTVPPEPPATTEPEKPDLPPKPMEEVQPVVAKSGFWAPIVALLRYLTQTEVHTYAFSVAANAILSLFPFIVLLLTVSRRIFHSRSMETVVGEMMKSFLPTGQDFVMRNMQLLAHPHKRTEVFSLVMLLITSTGVFLPLEVALNNVWGVKQNRSYLRNQAVSAGLAFGVAVLAMVSIAFTTAQSSVLELVFFGHTHNRVFNFVSFSFMKICAAFASILLFFLIYWVLPNRKVPALAVLPTAIVTGLLWEGAKHLYVQALPWLDFQSVYGPFYISVGLMMWAFLSGLLLLAGAHFSATRYTLRLARQEERGEKG, encoded by the coding sequence GTGAGCGCCTCTGCTAGCATCGAATGCGACGGCGACGGTTTTCTCGTCTGCTGCAACTTTGCCATGGCCCCTCGCGTACCCGATAAAACCGTTCCACCTGAGCCACCTGCTACGACAGAGCCGGAGAAGCCTGATCTGCCGCCGAAGCCTATGGAAGAGGTGCAGCCAGTCGTCGCGAAGAGCGGCTTCTGGGCGCCGATCGTTGCGCTGTTGCGCTACCTTACGCAAACCGAGGTGCATACCTATGCGTTCAGCGTGGCAGCCAATGCGATTCTTTCTCTGTTTCCGTTTATTGTGCTGCTGCTGACAGTTTCGCGAAGGATCTTTCATTCCCGGTCGATGGAGACCGTGGTTGGCGAAATGATGAAGAGCTTTCTGCCGACGGGACAGGATTTTGTGATGCGCAATATGCAGCTGCTGGCGCATCCGCACAAACGGACGGAGGTTTTTTCGCTGGTGATGCTGCTGATTACATCTACGGGCGTGTTTCTGCCGCTGGAAGTAGCGCTGAATAATGTCTGGGGCGTAAAGCAAAACCGAAGTTATTTGCGTAACCAGGCAGTATCCGCCGGGTTAGCGTTTGGAGTTGCGGTGCTGGCGATGGTGTCAATTGCATTTACGACGGCGCAGAGTTCGGTACTCGAGTTGGTCTTCTTTGGCCATACTCACAATCGTGTGTTCAATTTTGTTTCGTTCAGCTTTATGAAGATTTGCGCAGCTTTCGCAAGTATTCTGTTGTTCTTCCTGATCTACTGGGTGCTTCCAAACAGGAAGGTTCCGGCGCTGGCTGTTCTTCCTACGGCGATTGTGACGGGACTGCTTTGGGAGGGCGCAAAACATCTGTATGTGCAGGCGCTCCCGTGGCTGGATTTTCAATCGGTGTACGGACCTTTTTACATCTCTGTCGGGTTGATGATGTGGGCATTTCTGTCGGGACTACTGCTGCTGGCGGGAGCGCATTTTTCAGCAACGCGATATACGCTCCGGCTGGCCCGGCAAGAAGAGCGAGGGGAAAAGGGGTGA
- the queG gene encoding tRNA epoxyqueuosine(34) reductase QueG, which translates to MAGLWIGQWQEWIRERAAEAGFDTAGVAPVYGTESDPGRVDAERFADWVEAGRAGEMDYLKRRNEHGVLLRSGVEVAMPWARSVVVCAVNYNGDGPLSIQPAGEGTGWIARYAWSGRRPEGGEDLVPSDYHDEMLGRLRRVEAALHERYGCETKCYVDTGPLVERAAAAKAGVGWIGKNACVLNQRLGSWLLLGVIVTSLEVAAGEELQVAADRCGSCTRCIDACPTDALVEPREMDASRCIAYLTIEKKGSIAEEFREAMGRQVFGCDICQDVCPWNRKAPVARTEGMLTRPELVNPALEWLAGMDATEFRRWFKGSPIERTRKKRLQRNVAIAMGNSGEPRFVPQLETWSTGEDEVLAESALWALERIRGVAEGDGR; encoded by the coding sequence GTGGCTGGCTTGTGGATCGGGCAGTGGCAGGAGTGGATTCGGGAGCGTGCAGCCGAAGCCGGGTTTGATACGGCTGGGGTCGCGCCTGTGTATGGAACTGAGAGTGATCCGGGCAGGGTAGATGCCGAACGGTTTGCCGATTGGGTAGAGGCGGGTCGGGCAGGCGAGATGGACTATCTGAAGCGCAGAAATGAACATGGGGTGTTGCTGCGCAGCGGAGTCGAGGTGGCGATGCCGTGGGCGCGGTCAGTGGTGGTATGTGCCGTGAATTACAACGGCGATGGGCCACTCTCGATTCAGCCGGCAGGGGAGGGAACCGGTTGGATTGCGCGGTATGCGTGGAGCGGGCGGCGGCCCGAGGGGGGCGAAGATCTGGTTCCTTCGGATTATCACGATGAGATGCTGGGAAGGTTACGGCGGGTGGAGGCAGCGCTCCATGAACGGTATGGGTGCGAGACAAAATGCTACGTGGACACGGGGCCGCTGGTCGAGCGGGCTGCGGCGGCCAAGGCCGGAGTCGGTTGGATCGGCAAAAATGCATGTGTGCTGAATCAGCGATTGGGGTCGTGGCTGCTATTGGGTGTGATCGTAACTTCGCTGGAGGTGGCGGCAGGTGAGGAGTTACAGGTGGCCGCAGACCGTTGTGGAAGTTGTACGCGGTGTATCGACGCTTGTCCTACTGATGCGCTGGTTGAGCCTAGAGAGATGGATGCTTCGCGGTGTATTGCTTATCTGACGATTGAAAAGAAGGGATCGATTGCGGAGGAATTTCGCGAGGCGATGGGGCGGCAGGTGTTTGGGTGCGATATCTGCCAGGACGTATGTCCCTGGAACAGGAAGGCACCTGTGGCCCGAACCGAAGGCATGCTCACCCGTCCGGAGCTGGTGAATCCGGCGCTGGAGTGGCTGGCGGGAATGGATGCGACAGAGTTTCGGCGATGGTTCAAGGGCTCCCCGATTGAGCGGACGCGGAAGAAGCGGCTACAGAGGAATGTGGCCATTGCTATGGGGAATAGCGGCGAACCGCGTTTCGTTCCGCAATTGGAGACATGGAGTACAGGGGAGGATGAGGTTTTGGCGGAGAGCGCCCTGTGGGCGTTGGAACGGATTCGCGGGGTTGCGGAAGGGGACGGACGGTAA